In Populus nigra chromosome 1, ddPopNigr1.1, whole genome shotgun sequence, one genomic interval encodes:
- the LOC133674443 gene encoding two-component response regulator-like APRR2 isoform X1: MVCTTNDLSAWKDFPKGLRVLLLDEDSMSAAEIKSKLEAMDYIVYTFCNETEALSAISNEPGSFHVAIVEVSMSNSSRSFKFLETSKDLPTIMTSSIDCLNTMMKCIALGAVEFLRKPLSEDKLRNIWQHVVHKAFNAGGGVQSKSLKPVKDSVVSMLELKDGVEENESENMEKTENVSQAQESNEQQSPASDKYPAPSTPQLKQGERLLDDGDCQDHINCLIEKESVEQEGDSKSVETTCAMSEETLQAGDPQSFTETVIKEEDDSTDGVKSENNMCPNSQNKDTLNHSNGRAEKASSLHNSHGTRANRKKMKVDWTPELHRKFVQAVEKLGVDQAIPSRILEVMKVEGLTRHNVASHLQKYRMHRRHILPKEDERRWTQHRDQVQRSYYPHKPIMAYPPYHSNHALPPGPVYPMWGATGSHTAGVHMWGPPGYSPWPPTESCHWKPYPGMHADAWGCPVMPPHGPYSSIPHYASGFQSASMVNNSCGMPQKLFDLQPAEEVIDKVVKEAINKPWLPLPLGLKPPSADSVLAELSRQGVSSIPPRINGSNSF, translated from the exons ATGGTTTGCACCACTAATGATTTATCAGCATGGAAGGATTTTCCAAAGGGCCTCAGAGTCCTTCTCCTTGATGAGGACAGCATGTCTGCTGCCGAGATAAAATCGAAACTGGAAGCAATGGACTATATTG TTTATACATTCTGCAATGAGACTGAAGCGCTCTCTGCAATTTCAAATGAACCTGGAAGCTTCCATGTTGCTATAGTGGAG GTGAGTATGAGCAATAGCAGCAGGAGTTTCAAGTTTCTAGAAACTTCGAAGGACTTGCCAACCATTA TGACTTCAAGCATTGATTGCCTGAACACCATGATGAAGTGCATAGCG CTTGGTGCAGTTGAGTTCCTTCGGAAACCACTCTCTGAAGATAAACTGAGGAATATATGGCAGCACGTGGTTCATAAG GCATTTAATGCAGGGGGGGGTGTTCAGTCCAAATCACTGAAGCCTGTCAAAGATTCTGTAGTTTCCATGCTGGAGCTCAAAGATGGAGTCGAAGAAAATGAGAGTGAGAACATGGAGAAAACAGAAAATGTGTCTCAGGCTCAGGAAAGTAATGAGCAGCAGTCGCCAGCTAGTGACAAGTATCCGGCTCCTTCAACCCCTCAATTGAAACAAGGAGAGAGACTGCTGGATGATGGAGATTGCCAAGACCATATTAACTGTTTAATAGAAAAGGAGAGTGTGGAGCAAGAGGGAGATTCTAAATCCGTTGAAACTACTTGTGCCATGTCTGAAGAAACTCTACAGGCAGGGGATCCTCAGAGCTTTACAGAGACTGTGATCAAAGAGGAGGATGACTCAACTGATGGTGTCAAGAGTGAGAATAACATGTGTCCCAATTCACAAAATAAAGACACTCTCAACCATTCAAATGGTCGTGCTGAAAAAGCTTCTAGCCTTCATAATTCCCATGGGACTAGAGCTAATAGAAAGAAGATGAAG GTAGACTGGACACCAGAGCTTCACAGAAAGTTTGTGCAGGCAGTGGAAAAACTAGGTGTAGATCAAGCGATTCCTTCAAGAATATTAGAGGTAATGAAAGTGGAAGGCTTGACGAGGCATAATGTAGCAAGTCATCTGCAG AAATATCGAATGCACAGGAGACATATTTTGCCCAAGGAAGATGAACGGAGGTGGACGCAGCATAGAGATCAAGTACAAAGGAGTTACTATCCACATAAACCTATCATGGCGTATCCTCCATACCATTCTAACCATGCTCTCCCACCTGGTCCGGTCTATCCTATGTGGGGAGCAACAGGTAGTCACACAGCTGGGGTGCATATGTGGGGCCCCCCCGGCTACTCCCCATGGCCCCCGACAGAAAGTTGTCATTGGAAGCCTTATCCAGGG aTGCATGCAGATGCGTGGGGTTGCCCTGTGATGCCACCACATGGTCCTTATTCTTCCATTCCTCAT TATGCATCTGGGTTTCAGAGTGCCAGCATGGTCAATAACAGCTGTGGTATGCCGCAAAAACTGTTTGACCTACAGCCG GCCGAGGAGGTAATCGACAAGGTAGTGAAAGAGGCAATCAACAAGCCATGGCTACCTTTGCCCTTAGGCCTCAAGCCCCCGTCTGCCGATAGCGTCCTAGCAGAGCTCTCCAGGCAAGGCGTCTCATCAATTCCTCCCCGCATCAATGGCTCTAATTCCTTCTAA
- the LOC133674443 gene encoding two-component response regulator-like APRR2 isoform X2 — protein MVCTTNDLSAWKDFPKGLRVLLLDEDSMSAAEIKSKLEAMDYIVYTFCNETEALSAISNEPGSFHVAIVEVSMSNSSRSFKFLETSKDLPTIMTSSIDCLNTMMKCIALGAVEFLRKPLSEDKLRNIWQHVVHKAFNAGGGVQSKSLKPVKDSVVSMLELKDGVEENESENMEKTENVSQAQESNEQQSPASDKYPAPSTPQLKQGERLLDDGDCQDHINCLIEKESVEQEGDSKSVETTCAMSEETLQAGDPQSFTETVIKEEDDSTDGVKSENNMCPNSQNKDTLNHSNGRAEKASSLHNSHGTRANRKKMKVDWTPELHRKFVQAVEKLGVDQAIPSRILEVMKVEGLTRHNVASHLQKYRMHRRHILPKEDERRWTQHRDQVQRSYYPHKPIMAYPPYHSNHALPPGPVYPMWGATGSHTAGVHMWGPPGYSPWPPTESCHWKPYPGMHADAWGCPVMPPHGPYSSIPHYASGFQSASMVNNSCGMPQKLFDLQPAEEVIDKVVKEAINKPWLPLPLGLKPPSADSVLAELSRLC, from the exons ATGGTTTGCACCACTAATGATTTATCAGCATGGAAGGATTTTCCAAAGGGCCTCAGAGTCCTTCTCCTTGATGAGGACAGCATGTCTGCTGCCGAGATAAAATCGAAACTGGAAGCAATGGACTATATTG TTTATACATTCTGCAATGAGACTGAAGCGCTCTCTGCAATTTCAAATGAACCTGGAAGCTTCCATGTTGCTATAGTGGAG GTGAGTATGAGCAATAGCAGCAGGAGTTTCAAGTTTCTAGAAACTTCGAAGGACTTGCCAACCATTA TGACTTCAAGCATTGATTGCCTGAACACCATGATGAAGTGCATAGCG CTTGGTGCAGTTGAGTTCCTTCGGAAACCACTCTCTGAAGATAAACTGAGGAATATATGGCAGCACGTGGTTCATAAG GCATTTAATGCAGGGGGGGGTGTTCAGTCCAAATCACTGAAGCCTGTCAAAGATTCTGTAGTTTCCATGCTGGAGCTCAAAGATGGAGTCGAAGAAAATGAGAGTGAGAACATGGAGAAAACAGAAAATGTGTCTCAGGCTCAGGAAAGTAATGAGCAGCAGTCGCCAGCTAGTGACAAGTATCCGGCTCCTTCAACCCCTCAATTGAAACAAGGAGAGAGACTGCTGGATGATGGAGATTGCCAAGACCATATTAACTGTTTAATAGAAAAGGAGAGTGTGGAGCAAGAGGGAGATTCTAAATCCGTTGAAACTACTTGTGCCATGTCTGAAGAAACTCTACAGGCAGGGGATCCTCAGAGCTTTACAGAGACTGTGATCAAAGAGGAGGATGACTCAACTGATGGTGTCAAGAGTGAGAATAACATGTGTCCCAATTCACAAAATAAAGACACTCTCAACCATTCAAATGGTCGTGCTGAAAAAGCTTCTAGCCTTCATAATTCCCATGGGACTAGAGCTAATAGAAAGAAGATGAAG GTAGACTGGACACCAGAGCTTCACAGAAAGTTTGTGCAGGCAGTGGAAAAACTAGGTGTAGATCAAGCGATTCCTTCAAGAATATTAGAGGTAATGAAAGTGGAAGGCTTGACGAGGCATAATGTAGCAAGTCATCTGCAG AAATATCGAATGCACAGGAGACATATTTTGCCCAAGGAAGATGAACGGAGGTGGACGCAGCATAGAGATCAAGTACAAAGGAGTTACTATCCACATAAACCTATCATGGCGTATCCTCCATACCATTCTAACCATGCTCTCCCACCTGGTCCGGTCTATCCTATGTGGGGAGCAACAGGTAGTCACACAGCTGGGGTGCATATGTGGGGCCCCCCCGGCTACTCCCCATGGCCCCCGACAGAAAGTTGTCATTGGAAGCCTTATCCAGGG aTGCATGCAGATGCGTGGGGTTGCCCTGTGATGCCACCACATGGTCCTTATTCTTCCATTCCTCAT TATGCATCTGGGTTTCAGAGTGCCAGCATGGTCAATAACAGCTGTGGTATGCCGCAAAAACTGTTTGACCTACAGCCG GCCGAGGAGGTAATCGACAAGGTAGTGAAAGAGGCAATCAACAAGCCATGGCTACCTTTGCCCTTAGGCCTCAAGCCCCCGTCTGCCGATAGCGTCCTAGCAGAGCTCTCCAG ATTATGCTAA
- the LOC133674491 gene encoding tobamovirus multiplication protein 2A-like, producing the protein MACKGCLECLLKILNFLLTLVGLAMIGYGIYLFVEYKRADDNVGLVSTPSDGQGLTLLGRPMLIAVSLSESILDKLPKAWFIYLFIAVGVILFVISCFGCIGAATRNGCCLTFYSVLIILLILVELGCAAFIFFDKSWKEVLPTDKSGDFDMIYKFLKENWNIVRWVALGIVILEALIFLLTLVVRAANRPVEYDSDDEFIASRQQTRQPLLNRPPAPAAGVPVTGTLDQRPGRNDVWSTRMREKYGLDTSEFSYNPSEPHRLQPAAAQPTEERSRCTIM; encoded by the exons ATGGCGTGTAAAGGGTGCTTGGAATGCCTACTGAAGATCCTTAACTTCTTGCTGACTCTTGTGGGTCTGGCTATGATTGGTTATGGGATCTACTTGTTTGTTGAGTATAAAAGAGCGGATGACAATGTAGGCCTAGTGTCGACGCCGAGTGATGGTCAGGGTTTGACGCTTCTTGGCCGCCCCATGCTTATTGCCGTGTCACTTTCGGAAAGCATCCTTGATAAGCTTCCGAAAGCTTG gttcatatatttatttattgctgtAGGAGTAATTCTCTTTGTCATCTCTTGTTTTGGTTGTATTGGAGCTGCAACACGGAATGGGTGCTGCTTGACTTTT TATTCAGTGCTGATCATCTTGTTGATATTGGTAGAGTTGGGATGTGCAGCCTTCATATTCTTTGACAAAAGCTGGAAAGAA GTACTCCCAACTGACAAAAGTGGTGATTTTGACATGATATATAAATTCCTCAAAGAAAACTGGAACATTGTCAGATGGGTTGCTCTTGGAATAGTTATTTTGGAG gctttgattttcttgttaacCCTTGTGGTTAGAGCAGCAAACAGGCCTGTAGAGTATGATAGTGACGACGAGTTCATTGCCTCTAGACAACAGACCCGGCAGCCTTTGCTTAACAGGCCACCAGCACCTGCAGCAGGAGTGCCCGTTACCGGAACCCTTGATCAGCGTCCAGGCAGAAATGATGTTTGGAGTACACGAATGAGGGAAAAG TATGGGCTTGATACATCAGAGTTCTCATACAACCCATCTGAGCCACACAGGCTCCAGCCAGCGGCTGCACAGCCTACCGAGGAAAGGAGTCGTTGCACCATCATGTGA
- the LOC133674443 gene encoding two-component response regulator-like APRR2 isoform X3 translates to MVCTTNDLSAWKDFPKGLRVLLLDEDSMSAAEIKSKLEAMDYIVYTFCNETEALSAISNEPGSFHVAIVEVSMSNSSRSFKFLETSKDLPTIMTSSIDCLNTMMKCIALGAVEFLRKPLSEDKLRNIWQHVVHKAFNAGGGVQSKSLKPVKDSVVSMLELKDGVEENESENMEKTENVSQAQESNEQQSPASDKYPAPSTPQLKQGERLLDDGDCQDHINCLIEKESVEQEGDSKSVETTCAMSEETLQAGDPQSFTETVIKEEDDSTDGVKSENNMCPNSQNKDTLNHSNGRAEKASSLHNSHGTRANRKKMKVDWTPELHRKFVQAVEKLGVDQAIPSRILEKYRMHRRHILPKEDERRWTQHRDQVQRSYYPHKPIMAYPPYHSNHALPPGPVYPMWGATGSHTAGVHMWGPPGYSPWPPTESCHWKPYPGMHADAWGCPVMPPHGPYSSIPHYASGFQSASMVNNSCGMPQKLFDLQPAEEVIDKVVKEAINKPWLPLPLGLKPPSADSVLAELSRQGVSSIPPRINGSNSF, encoded by the exons ATGGTTTGCACCACTAATGATTTATCAGCATGGAAGGATTTTCCAAAGGGCCTCAGAGTCCTTCTCCTTGATGAGGACAGCATGTCTGCTGCCGAGATAAAATCGAAACTGGAAGCAATGGACTATATTG TTTATACATTCTGCAATGAGACTGAAGCGCTCTCTGCAATTTCAAATGAACCTGGAAGCTTCCATGTTGCTATAGTGGAG GTGAGTATGAGCAATAGCAGCAGGAGTTTCAAGTTTCTAGAAACTTCGAAGGACTTGCCAACCATTA TGACTTCAAGCATTGATTGCCTGAACACCATGATGAAGTGCATAGCG CTTGGTGCAGTTGAGTTCCTTCGGAAACCACTCTCTGAAGATAAACTGAGGAATATATGGCAGCACGTGGTTCATAAG GCATTTAATGCAGGGGGGGGTGTTCAGTCCAAATCACTGAAGCCTGTCAAAGATTCTGTAGTTTCCATGCTGGAGCTCAAAGATGGAGTCGAAGAAAATGAGAGTGAGAACATGGAGAAAACAGAAAATGTGTCTCAGGCTCAGGAAAGTAATGAGCAGCAGTCGCCAGCTAGTGACAAGTATCCGGCTCCTTCAACCCCTCAATTGAAACAAGGAGAGAGACTGCTGGATGATGGAGATTGCCAAGACCATATTAACTGTTTAATAGAAAAGGAGAGTGTGGAGCAAGAGGGAGATTCTAAATCCGTTGAAACTACTTGTGCCATGTCTGAAGAAACTCTACAGGCAGGGGATCCTCAGAGCTTTACAGAGACTGTGATCAAAGAGGAGGATGACTCAACTGATGGTGTCAAGAGTGAGAATAACATGTGTCCCAATTCACAAAATAAAGACACTCTCAACCATTCAAATGGTCGTGCTGAAAAAGCTTCTAGCCTTCATAATTCCCATGGGACTAGAGCTAATAGAAAGAAGATGAAG GTAGACTGGACACCAGAGCTTCACAGAAAGTTTGTGCAGGCAGTGGAAAAACTAGGTGTAGATCAAGCGATTCCTTCAAGAATATTAGAG AAATATCGAATGCACAGGAGACATATTTTGCCCAAGGAAGATGAACGGAGGTGGACGCAGCATAGAGATCAAGTACAAAGGAGTTACTATCCACATAAACCTATCATGGCGTATCCTCCATACCATTCTAACCATGCTCTCCCACCTGGTCCGGTCTATCCTATGTGGGGAGCAACAGGTAGTCACACAGCTGGGGTGCATATGTGGGGCCCCCCCGGCTACTCCCCATGGCCCCCGACAGAAAGTTGTCATTGGAAGCCTTATCCAGGG aTGCATGCAGATGCGTGGGGTTGCCCTGTGATGCCACCACATGGTCCTTATTCTTCCATTCCTCAT TATGCATCTGGGTTTCAGAGTGCCAGCATGGTCAATAACAGCTGTGGTATGCCGCAAAAACTGTTTGACCTACAGCCG GCCGAGGAGGTAATCGACAAGGTAGTGAAAGAGGCAATCAACAAGCCATGGCTACCTTTGCCCTTAGGCCTCAAGCCCCCGTCTGCCGATAGCGTCCTAGCAGAGCTCTCCAGGCAAGGCGTCTCATCAATTCCTCCCCGCATCAATGGCTCTAATTCCTTCTAA
- the LOC133674484 gene encoding uncharacterized protein LOC133674484, whose protein sequence is MEDQKTDCSSIISDMGAKGLVCHYQFEEGSSQFVFLDIDKETGGASINNSLSFSTSTYLHFISSSNGLLLLSSFGENQLNYHVFNPFTKQSVTLPPHGITRQVIRSGLAFDGKQYQVVLVHAFKDEENGLGPLADDVELEIFSSETGAWRNHQPLSLSLNVEVPVCEFPQLNATPLFSNGAIHWEISGRLLVYHVKDDYCEVIELPNVFEDWSWQSTMTYRRCLWESEGRVHYTYTDFDGVHTWNLLKEYEHDVYSHNNVYDSEKFSGSLTTYLLLLMLKIPRPCICSFQELL, encoded by the exons ATGGAGGATCAGAAGACAGATTGTTCCAGCATTATTTCTGATATGGGCGCAAAGGGTCTCGTTTGCCATTATCAGTTTGAAGAAGGGTCGTCTCAGTTTGTTTTTCTAGACATTGACAAAGAAACAGGAGGCGCCAGTATCAACAACTCCCTTAGTTTCTCCACCAGCACTTATCTGCATTTTATCTCTTCATCTAATGGCTTGCTTTTATTGTCTAGTTTTGGGGAGAATCAGCTCAACTATCATGTATTCAATCCCTTTACCAAGCAGTCTGTGACTCTTCCACCGCATGGTATTACCAGGCAAGTCATCAGGTCAGGTCTCGCTTTTGATGGAAAACAGTATCAGGTTGTGCTTGTACATGCTTTCAAAGATGAAGAGAATGGCTTGGGCCCGCTTGCTGATGATGTTGAACTGGAAATCTTCTCTTCCGAAACTGGGGCTTGGAGAAACCATCAACCTTTGAGTTTGTCTTTGAATGTTGAAGTACCTGTCTGTGAGTTTCCTCAGTTGAACGCAACCCCACTTTTTTCCAATGGAGCTATTCATTGGGAAATAAGTGGACGGTTGCTTGTTTATCATGTTAAAGATGATTACTGTGAAGTAATTGAACTGCCAAATGTTTTTGAAGATTGGTCCTGGCAATCAACAATGACTTACAGGCGATGCTTGTGGGAATCTGAGGGGAGAGTACACTACACTTACACTGATTTTGATGGGGTTCATACCTGGAATCTCCTCAAGGAATATGAGCATGATGTCTACTCACACAATAATGTCTATGACAGCGAAAAATTCAG TGGGAGCCTCACAACATATCTCCTTTTGCTTATGTTGAAGATTCCGAGACCATGTATTTGCAGCTTCCAGGAATTGTTGTAG